A DNA window from Pirellulales bacterium contains the following coding sequences:
- a CDS encoding MFS transporter gives MRDLSGQQLKSGIAAWLGWLFDGLDMHLYVLVATPFVAELLDISDLKDRQVGYYSSLIQGAFMIGWALGGGFFGRIADRIGRSRGLMLTILTYAIFTGLSYFAHTWWQLLIFRFLAALGVGGEWAVGASLLSETWPRSWRPWMAAVLQTGVNCGIMLASLANFLLAAYPKRSVFLVGVLPALLVLWIRRAVPEPEEWQRARRQTSHVAPPFLDLFRGRVRRVTLLTLVVCGLSLTAHWAFTFWYPQHLRNMADISGWTESEKSQLVSQAVWLVMLSSIAGNFLAGLIARWLTYRLAIAGLFLAYFLAMFATYYVPRDHHALWPGFAAIGLCQGAFALFTMYLPPLFPTLLRTTGAGFCYNFGRIVAGIGTVFFGLFSDGVGDYRLALFYAGFLFLPAAAFACLLPEPPDEARS, from the coding sequence TTGCGTGATTTGTCTGGGCAGCAACTCAAGTCGGGCATCGCCGCCTGGCTGGGGTGGCTCTTCGACGGTCTCGACATGCACCTCTATGTGCTCGTCGCGACGCCGTTCGTTGCCGAACTGCTCGATATATCGGACCTGAAAGATCGCCAGGTCGGCTACTACAGCTCTTTGATCCAAGGGGCGTTCATGATCGGCTGGGCGCTGGGAGGCGGCTTTTTTGGCCGCATTGCCGACCGTATCGGCCGCAGTCGCGGCTTGATGCTCACGATTCTCACCTACGCGATCTTCACCGGGCTGTCGTATTTCGCCCACACCTGGTGGCAATTGCTGATCTTCCGGTTTCTGGCGGCGCTGGGCGTGGGTGGAGAGTGGGCCGTCGGCGCGTCGCTGCTCTCCGAAACCTGGCCGCGAAGTTGGCGGCCCTGGATGGCGGCCGTTCTGCAAACCGGCGTCAATTGCGGCATCATGCTGGCCAGCCTGGCCAACTTTCTCTTGGCCGCCTACCCAAAGCGGTCGGTGTTCCTGGTCGGCGTGCTGCCGGCGCTCTTGGTGTTGTGGATTCGCCGCGCCGTGCCCGAGCCGGAAGAATGGCAACGGGCACGGCGGCAAACTTCGCACGTCGCGCCGCCTTTCCTCGACCTGTTCCGCGGCCGCGTGCGCCGCGTCACGCTGCTCACGCTCGTGGTTTGCGGTCTTTCGCTCACAGCGCATTGGGCGTTTACGTTCTGGTATCCGCAGCACCTGCGAAACATGGCCGACATCAGCGGCTGGACGGAATCTGAAAAGAGCCAACTCGTCAGTCAGGCGGTCTGGCTGGTCATGTTGTCGTCGATTGCGGGCAATTTTTTGGCCGGGTTGATCGCACGCTGGCTGACATATCGGCTGGCCATCGCCGGCCTGTTTTTGGCTTACTTTCTGGCGATGTTCGCCACGTACTATGTGCCGCGCGATCACCACGCTCTCTGGCCCGGGTTCGCGGCGATCGGGCTGTGCCAGGGGGCGTTTGCCCTGTTCACGATGTATCTGCCGCCGCTGTTTCCCACGTTGTTGCGCACGACGGGCGCGGGGTTCTGCTACAACTTCGGCCGCATCGTGGCAGGCATCGGCACCGTCTTTTTTGGCCTGTTCTCCGACGGGGTCGGCGATTATCGCCTCGCGCTGTTCTATGCCGGCTTCTTGTTCCTACCCGCCGCGGCCTTCGCTTGCCTCCTGCCCGAACCGCCGGATGAAGCACGGTCGTGA
- a CDS encoding DUF4058 family protein: MPLLDHFHAPLHPQRHWEAFHSRWASAIADALNADLLPPDYFAEPETHATGRVEIDVATFEAPGEGAGGGLATATLPMRVWSAPPAALSMPCVFPGAFRVRVFRNEGGAVLVGAIELASPGNKDRAEERRAFAAKCANYLYEGVSLIVIDVVSNRHGNLHNEIVDLMRCASRFRFGREESLYAVGYRPVRRDSADVVDMWPTELFLGQPLPTLPLYLRGDVCVPVELEATYIDASRRLRLT; the protein is encoded by the coding sequence ATGCCGTTACTCGATCATTTCCATGCCCCTCTTCACCCGCAACGGCACTGGGAGGCGTTTCACTCGCGTTGGGCCAGCGCAATTGCCGACGCGTTAAACGCGGATCTCTTGCCGCCGGACTATTTCGCCGAGCCTGAAACACACGCCACGGGCCGCGTAGAAATCGACGTAGCGACGTTCGAAGCGCCCGGCGAAGGGGCCGGCGGGGGGCTGGCGACGGCGACGCTTCCGATGCGCGTCTGGAGCGCTCCCCCAGCGGCGCTCTCGATGCCCTGCGTATTTCCAGGGGCGTTTCGCGTTCGGGTGTTCCGCAACGAAGGCGGCGCGGTTCTTGTCGGCGCGATCGAGCTCGCCAGCCCGGGCAACAAAGACCGCGCCGAAGAGCGGCGGGCCTTTGCAGCGAAGTGTGCCAATTACCTCTATGAAGGCGTCAGCCTGATTGTTATCGACGTCGTTTCCAACCGCCATGGAAACCTGCACAACGAGATTGTTGACTTGATGCGCTGCGCGTCACGATTCCGCTTCGGCCGTGAGGAATCGCTCTATGCCGTCGGGTATCGGCCGGTCCGCCGCGATTCGGCCGACGTGGTCGATATGTGGCCGACGGAGCTTTTTCTGGGGCAACCTCTGCCGACGCTCCCGCTTTATTTGAGAGGCGATGTGTGCGTTCCGGTCGAGCTCGAGGCGACGTATATCGACGCCAGCCGTCGGCTGCGTCTGACATAG
- a CDS encoding serine/threonine-protein kinase → MSRQLAHPNVCRVYDIDEMEGQHFLSMEFIDGEDLKGLLRRIGRLPRDKGLEIAQQLCAGLAAAHEKGVLHRDLKPANVMIDGRGQARITDFGLARLEDSAKGAGEIAGTPAYMAPERLARGETTIQSVFACRA, encoded by the coding sequence TTGAGCCGGCAGCTCGCGCATCCCAATGTTTGCCGGGTCTATGACATCGACGAGATGGAGGGCCAGCACTTTCTGTCGATGGAGTTTATCGACGGCGAGGACCTAAAGGGTTTGCTGCGCCGCATCGGGCGTTTGCCCAGGGACAAGGGCCTCGAGATCGCCCAGCAGCTTTGCGCGGGTCTGGCGGCGGCCCACGAGAAGGGGGTGTTGCACCGAGATCTGAAGCCCGCCAACGTCATGATCGATGGCCGGGGTCAGGCGCGCATCACCGACTTCGGCCTGGCACGCCTGGAGGACAGCGCCAAAGGCGCCGGCGAGATTGCCGGCACGCCGGCCTACATGGCGCCCGAACGATTGGCGCGCGGCGAGACGACGATTCAGAGCGTTTTCGCATGCCGCGCGTGA